The proteins below come from a single Oncorhynchus keta strain PuntledgeMale-10-30-2019 chromosome 32, Oket_V2, whole genome shotgun sequence genomic window:
- the LOC118365213 gene encoding uncharacterized PE-PGRS family protein PE_PGRS3-like isoform X4: MVEVQEDSVVQVAEADSVVQVAESDSVVQVVEADSVVQIVEADSVVQIVEADSVVQIVEADSVVQIVEADSVVQIVEADSVVQIVEADSVVQIVEADSVVQIVEADSVVQIVEADSVVQIVEADSVVQVAEADSVVQVAEADSVVQVAETDSVVQVVEADSVVQVVEADSVVQIVEADSVVQVAETDSVVQIVEADSVVQVAETDSVVQVAETDSVVQVVEADSVVQVAETDSVVQVAETDSVVQVAETDSVVQVAETDSVVQVAETDSVVQVAETDSVVQISGNSGGDEIKCNSIGNGVWTHVNSESVSQFNRKASNERTGRLSSAGSGECKVYSGNNGQISKAGSGGIISSAGNGGQLSSRSTGSGGRLSSAGSGHMICSAAGSRGRLSSSSTGSGGSGHMISSAGTSGQRISSTEGGVRVSSGGSRVITSSGGPASSPSRVTIRNTGSGGSGGREQISVCKMAAFSISAAVKEK, translated from the exons ATGGTAGAAGTACAAGAAGACTCAGTGGTCCAGGTAGCGGAAGCAGACTCAGTGGTCCAGGTAGCGGAGTCAGACTCAGTGGTCCAGGTAGTGGAGGCAGACTCAGTGGTCCAGATAGTGGAGGCAGACTCAGTGGTCCAGATAGTGGAGGCAGACTCAGTGGTCCAGATAGTGGAGGCAGACTCAGTGGTCCAGATAGTGGAGGCAGACTCAGTGGTCCAG ATAGTAGAGGCAGACTCAGTGGTCCAGATAGTGGAGGCAGACTCAGTGGTCCAGATAGTGGAGGCAGACTCAGTGGTCCAGATAGTGGAGGCAGACTCAGTGGTCCAGATAGTGGAGGCAGACTCAGTGGTCCAGATAGTGGAGGCAGACTCAGTGGTCCAGGTAGCGGAGGCAGACTCAGTGGTCCAGGTAGCGGAGGCAGACTCAGTGGTCCAGGTAGCGGAGACAGACTCAGTGGTCCAGGTAGTGGAGGCAGACTCAGTGGTCCAGGTAGTGGAGGCAGACTCAGTGGTCCAGATAGTGGAGGCAGACTCAGTGGTCCAGGTAGCGGAGACAGACTCAGTGGTCCAGATAGTGGAGGCAGACTCAGTGGTCCAG GTAGCGGAGACAGACTCAGTGGTCCAGGTAGCGGAGACAGACTCAGTGGTCCAGGTAGTGGAGGCAGACTCAGTGGTCCAGGTAGCGGAGACAGACTCAGTGGTCCAGGTAGCGGAGACAGACTCAGTGGTCCAGGTAGCGGAGACAGACTCAGTGGTCCAGGTAGCGGAGACAGACTCAGTGGTCCAGGTAGCGGAGACAGACTCAGTGGTCCAGGTAGCGGAGACAGACTCAGTGGTCCAGATAAGTGGTAACAGCGGTGGAGATGAAATTAAATGTAATAGTATCGGCAATGGAGTCTGGACCCATGTCAATTCCGAAAGTGTCTCTCAGTTTAACAGAAAAGCGAGCAATGAGAGGACTGGTAGACTTAGCAGTGCAGGAAGTGGAGAATGTAAGGTTTATAGTGGAAATAATGGACAGATCAGTAAGGCAGGAAGTGGGGGAATAATCAGCAGTGCTGGAAATGGAGGTCAACTAAGTAGTAGAAGCACAGGAAGTGGCGGTAGACTAAGTAGTGCGGGTAGTGGACATATGATCTGCAGTGCTGCAGGAAGTAGAGGTAGACTGAGTAGCAGTAGCACAGGAAGTGGAGGTAGTGGACATATGATCAGTAGTGCAGGTACTAGTGGACAGAGAATTAGTAGTACAGAGGGTGGTGTCAGGGTCAGCAGTGGGGGTAGTCGAGTGATTACCAGCAGTGGTGGTCCAGCCAGCAGCCCCAGCAGAGTGACCATCAGGAACACAGGAAGCGGAGGAAGTGGAGGCAGAGAGCAGATCAGCGTCTGTAAAATGGCCGCCTTCTCCATATCAGCTGCCGTGAAAGAAAAATAA
- the LOC118365213 gene encoding WAG22 antigen-like isoform X3, producing MVEVQEDSVVQVAEADSVVQVAESDSVVQVVEADSVVQIVEADSVVQIVEADSVVQIVEADSVVQIVEADSVVQIVEADSVVQIVEADSVVQIVEADSVVQIVEADSVVQIVEADSVVQIVEADSVVQVAEADSVVQVAEADSVVQVAETDSVVQIVEADSVVQVAETDSVVQIVEADSVVQVAETDSVVQVAETDSVVQVAETDSVVQVAETDSVVQVVEADSVVQVAETDSVVQVAETDSVVQVAETDSVVQVAETDSVVQVAETDSVVQVAETDSVVQISGNSGGDEIKCNSIGNGVWTHVNSESVSQFNRKASNERTGRLSSAGSGECKVYSGNNGQISKAGSGGIISSAGNGGQLSSRSTGSGGRLSSAGSGHMICSAAGSRGRLSSSSTGSGGSGHMISSAGTSGQRISSTEGGVRVSSGGSRVITSSGGPASSPSRVTIRNTGSGGSGGREQISVCKMAAFSISAAVKEK from the exons ATGGTAGAAGTACAAGAAGACTCAGTGGTCCAGGTAGCGGAAGCAGACTCAGTGGTCCAGGTAGCGGAGTCAGACTCAGTGGTCCAGGTAGTGGAGGCAGACTCAGTGGTCCAGATAGTGGAGGCAGACTCAGTGGTCCAGATAGTGGAGGCAGACTCAGTGGTCCAGATAGTGGAGGCAGACTCAGTGGTCCAGATAGTGGAGGCAGACTCAGTGGTCCAG ATAGTAGAGGCAGACTCAGTGGTCCAGATAGTGGAGGCAGACTCAGTGGTCCAGATAGTGGAGGCAGACTCAGTGGTCCAGATAGTGGAGGCAGACTCAGTGGTCCAGATAGTGGAGGCAGACTCAGTGGTCCAGATAGTGGAGGCAGACTCAGTGGTCCAGGTAGCGGAGGCAGACTCAGTGGTCCAGGTAGCGGAGGCAGACTCAGTGGTCCAGGTAGCGGAGACAGACTCAGTGGTCCAG ATAGTGGAGGCAGACTCAGTGGTCCAGGTAGCGGAGACAGACTCAGTGGTCCAGATAGTGGAGGCAGACTCAGTGGTCCAGGTAGCGGAGACAGACTCAGTGGTCCAGGTAGCGGAGACAGACTCAGTGGTCCAGGTAGCGGAGACAGACTCAGTGGTCCAGGTAGCGGAGACAGACTCAGTGGTCCAGGTAGTGGAGGCAGACTCAGTGGTCCAGGTAGCGGAGACAGACTCAGTGGTCCAGGTAGCGGAGACAGACTCAGTGGTCCAGGTAGCGGAGACAGACTCAGTGGTCCAGGTAGCGGAGACAGACTCAGTGGTCCAGGTAGCGGAGACAGACTCAGTGGTCCAGGTAGCGGAGACAGACTCAGTGGTCCAGATAAGTGGTAACAGCGGTGGAGATGAAATTAAATGTAATAGTATCGGCAATGGAGTCTGGACCCATGTCAATTCCGAAAGTGTCTCTCAGTTTAACAGAAAAGCGAGCAATGAGAGGACTGGTAGACTTAGCAGTGCAGGAAGTGGAGAATGTAAGGTTTATAGTGGAAATAATGGACAGATCAGTAAGGCAGGAAGTGGGGGAATAATCAGCAGTGCTGGAAATGGAGGTCAACTAAGTAGTAGAAGCACAGGAAGTGGCGGTAGACTAAGTAGTGCGGGTAGTGGACATATGATCTGCAGTGCTGCAGGAAGTAGAGGTAGACTGAGTAGCAGTAGCACAGGAAGTGGAGGTAGTGGACATATGATCAGTAGTGCAGGTACTAGTGGACAGAGAATTAGTAGTACAGAGGGTGGTGTCAGGGTCAGCAGTGGGGGTAGTCGAGTGATTACCAGCAGTGGTGGTCCAGCCAGCAGCCCCAGCAGAGTGACCATCAGGAACACAGGAAGCGGAGGAAGTGGAGGCAGAGAGCAGATCAGCGTCTGTAAAATGGCCGCCTTCTCCATATCAGCTGCCGTGAAAGAAAAATAA
- the LOC118365213 gene encoding WAG22 antigen-like isoform X10, which produces MVEVQEDSVVQVAEADSVVQVAESDSVVQVVEADSVVQIVEADSVVQIVEADSVVQIVEADSVVQIVEADSVVQIVEADSVVQIVEADSVVQIVEADSVVQIVEADSVVQIVEADSVVQIVEADSVVQIVEADSVVQVAETDSVVQIVEADSVVQVAETDSVVQVAETDSVVQVAETDSVVQVAETDSVVQVVEADSVVQVAETDSVVQVAETDSVVQVAETDSVVQVAETDSVVQVAETDSVVQVAETDSVVQISGNSGGDEIKCNSIGNGVWTHVNSESVSQFNRKASNERTGRLSSAGSGECKVYSGNNGQISKAGSGGIISSAGNGGQLSSRSTGSGGRLSSAGSGHMICSAAGSRGRLSSSSTGSGGSGHMISSAGTSGQRISSTEGGVRVSSGGSRVITSSGGPASSPSRVTIRNTGSGGSGGREQISVCKMAAFSISAAVKEK; this is translated from the exons ATGGTAGAAGTACAAGAAGACTCAGTGGTCCAGGTAGCGGAAGCAGACTCAGTGGTCCAGGTAGCGGAGTCAGACTCAGTGGTCCAGGTAGTGGAGGCAGACTCAGTGGTCCAGATAGTGGAGGCAGACTCAGTGGTCCAGATAGTGGAGGCAGACTCAGTGGTCCAGATAGTGGAGGCAGACTCAGTGGTCCAGATAGTGGAGGCAGACTCAGTGGTCCAG ATAGTAGAGGCAGACTCAGTGGTCCAGATAGTGGAGGCAGACTCAGTGGTCCAGATAGTGGAGGCAGACTCAGTGGTCCAGATAGTGGAGGCAGACTCAGTGGTCCAGATAGTGGAGGCAGACTCAGTGGTCCAGATAGTGGAGGCAGACTCAGTGGTCCAG ATAGTGGAGGCAGACTCAGTGGTCCAGGTAGCGGAGACAGACTCAGTGGTCCAGATAGTGGAGGCAGACTCAGTGGTCCAGGTAGCGGAGACAGACTCAGTGGTCCAGGTAGCGGAGACAGACTCAGTGGTCCAGGTAGCGGAGACAGACTCAGTGGTCCAGGTAGCGGAGACAGACTCAGTGGTCCAGGTAGTGGAGGCAGACTCAGTGGTCCAGGTAGCGGAGACAGACTCAGTGGTCCAGGTAGCGGAGACAGACTCAGTGGTCCAGGTAGCGGAGACAGACTCAGTGGTCCAGGTAGCGGAGACAGACTCAGTGGTCCAGGTAGCGGAGACAGACTCAGTGGTCCAGGTAGCGGAGACAGACTCAGTGGTCCAGATAAGTGGTAACAGCGGTGGAGATGAAATTAAATGTAATAGTATCGGCAATGGAGTCTGGACCCATGTCAATTCCGAAAGTGTCTCTCAGTTTAACAGAAAAGCGAGCAATGAGAGGACTGGTAGACTTAGCAGTGCAGGAAGTGGAGAATGTAAGGTTTATAGTGGAAATAATGGACAGATCAGTAAGGCAGGAAGTGGGGGAATAATCAGCAGTGCTGGAAATGGAGGTCAACTAAGTAGTAGAAGCACAGGAAGTGGCGGTAGACTAAGTAGTGCGGGTAGTGGACATATGATCTGCAGTGCTGCAGGAAGTAGAGGTAGACTGAGTAGCAGTAGCACAGGAAGTGGAGGTAGTGGACATATGATCAGTAGTGCAGGTACTAGTGGACAGAGAATTAGTAGTACAGAGGGTGGTGTCAGGGTCAGCAGTGGGGGTAGTCGAGTGATTACCAGCAGTGGTGGTCCAGCCAGCAGCCCCAGCAGAGTGACCATCAGGAACACAGGAAGCGGAGGAAGTGGAGGCAGAGAGCAGATCAGCGTCTGTAAAATGGCCGCCTTCTCCATATCAGCTGCCGTGAAAGAAAAATAA
- the LOC118365213 gene encoding WAG22 antigen-like isoform X22, whose amino-acid sequence MVEVQEDSVVQVAEADSVVQVAESDSVVQVVEADSVVQIVEADSVVQIVEADSVVQIVEADSVVQIVEADSVVQIVEADSVVQVAETDSVVQIVEADSVVQVAETDSVVQVAETDSVVQVAETDSVVQVAETDSVVQVVEADSVVQVAETDSVVQVAETDSVVQVAETDSVVQVAETDSVVQVAETDSVVQVAETDSVVQISGNSGGDEIKCNSIGNGVWTHVNSESVSQFNRKASNERTGRLSSAGSGECKVYSGNNGQISKAGSGGIISSAGNGGQLSSRSTGSGGRLSSAGSGHMICSAAGSRGRLSSSSTGSGGSGHMISSAGTSGQRISSTEGGVRVSSGGSRVITSSGGPASSPSRVTIRNTGSGGSGGREQISVCKMAAFSISAAVKEK is encoded by the exons ATGGTAGAAGTACAAGAAGACTCAGTGGTCCAGGTAGCGGAAGCAGACTCAGTGGTCCAGGTAGCGGAGTCAGACTCAGTGGTCCAGGTAGTGGAGGCAGACTCAGTGGTCCAGATAGTGGAGGCAGACTCAGTGGTCCAGATAGTGGAGGCAGACTCAGTGGTCCAGATAGTGGAGGCAGACTCAGTGGTCCAGATAGTGGAGGCAGACTCAGTGGTCCAG ATAGTGGAGGCAGACTCAGTGGTCCAGGTAGCGGAGACAGACTCAGTGGTCCAGATAGTGGAGGCAGACTCAGTGGTCCAGGTAGCGGAGACAGACTCAGTGGTCCAGGTAGCGGAGACAGACTCAGTGGTCCAGGTAGCGGAGACAGACTCAGTGGTCCAGGTAGCGGAGACAGACTCAGTGGTCCAGGTAGTGGAGGCAGACTCAGTGGTCCAGGTAGCGGAGACAGACTCAGTGGTCCAGGTAGCGGAGACAGACTCAGTGGTCCAGGTAGCGGAGACAGACTCAGTGGTCCAGGTAGCGGAGACAGACTCAGTGGTCCAGGTAGCGGAGACAGACTCAGTGGTCCAGGTAGCGGAGACAGACTCAGTGGTCCAGATAAGTGGTAACAGCGGTGGAGATGAAATTAAATGTAATAGTATCGGCAATGGAGTCTGGACCCATGTCAATTCCGAAAGTGTCTCTCAGTTTAACAGAAAAGCGAGCAATGAGAGGACTGGTAGACTTAGCAGTGCAGGAAGTGGAGAATGTAAGGTTTATAGTGGAAATAATGGACAGATCAGTAAGGCAGGAAGTGGGGGAATAATCAGCAGTGCTGGAAATGGAGGTCAACTAAGTAGTAGAAGCACAGGAAGTGGCGGTAGACTAAGTAGTGCGGGTAGTGGACATATGATCTGCAGTGCTGCAGGAAGTAGAGGTAGACTGAGTAGCAGTAGCACAGGAAGTGGAGGTAGTGGACATATGATCAGTAGTGCAGGTACTAGTGGACAGAGAATTAGTAGTACAGAGGGTGGTGTCAGGGTCAGCAGTGGGGGTAGTCGAGTGATTACCAGCAGTGGTGGTCCAGCCAGCAGCCCCAGCAGAGTGACCATCAGGAACACAGGAAGCGGAGGAAGTGGAGGCAGAGAGCAGATCAGCGTCTGTAAAATGGCCGCCTTCTCCATATCAGCTGCCGTGAAAGAAAAATAA
- the LOC118365213 gene encoding uncharacterized PE-PGRS family protein PE_PGRS3-like isoform X9 encodes MVEVQEDSVVQVAEADSVVQVAESDSVVQVVEADSVVQIVEADSVVQIVEADSVVQIVEADSVVQIVEADSVVQIVEADSVVQIVEADSVVQIVEADSVVQIVEADSVVQIVEADSVVQIVEADSVVQVAEADSVVQVAEADSVVQVAETDSVVQIVEADSVVQVAETDSVVQIVEADSVVQVAETDSVVQVAETDSVVQVVEADSVVQVAETDSVVQVAETDSVVQVAETDSVVQVAETDSVVQVAETDSVVQVAETDSVVQISGNSGGDEIKCNSIGNGVWTHVNSESVSQFNRKASNERTGRLSSAGSGECKVYSGNNGQISKAGSGGIISSAGNGGQLSSRSTGSGGRLSSAGSGHMICSAAGSRGRLSSSSTGSGGSGHMISSAGTSGQRISSTEGGVRVSSGGSRVITSSGGPASSPSRVTIRNTGSGGSGGREQISVCKMAAFSISAAVKEK; translated from the exons ATGGTAGAAGTACAAGAAGACTCAGTGGTCCAGGTAGCGGAAGCAGACTCAGTGGTCCAGGTAGCGGAGTCAGACTCAGTGGTCCAGGTAGTGGAGGCAGACTCAGTGGTCCAGATAGTGGAGGCAGACTCAGTGGTCCAGATAGTGGAGGCAGACTCAGTGGTCCAGATAGTGGAGGCAGACTCAGTGGTCCAGATAGTGGAGGCAGACTCAGTGGTCCAG ATAGTAGAGGCAGACTCAGTGGTCCAGATAGTGGAGGCAGACTCAGTGGTCCAGATAGTGGAGGCAGACTCAGTGGTCCAGATAGTGGAGGCAGACTCAGTGGTCCAGATAGTGGAGGCAGACTCAGTGGTCCAGATAGTGGAGGCAGACTCAGTGGTCCAGGTAGCGGAGGCAGACTCAGTGGTCCAGGTAGCGGAGGCAGACTCAGTGGTCCAGGTAGCGGAGACAGACTCAGTGGTCCAG ATAGTGGAGGCAGACTCAGTGGTCCAGGTAGCGGAGACAGACTCAGTGGTCCAGATAGTGGAGGCAGACTCAGTGGTCCAG GTAGCGGAGACAGACTCAGTGGTCCAGGTAGCGGAGACAGACTCAGTGGTCCAGGTAGTGGAGGCAGACTCAGTGGTCCAGGTAGCGGAGACAGACTCAGTGGTCCAGGTAGCGGAGACAGACTCAGTGGTCCAGGTAGCGGAGACAGACTCAGTGGTCCAGGTAGCGGAGACAGACTCAGTGGTCCAGGTAGCGGAGACAGACTCAGTGGTCCAGGTAGCGGAGACAGACTCAGTGGTCCAGATAAGTGGTAACAGCGGTGGAGATGAAATTAAATGTAATAGTATCGGCAATGGAGTCTGGACCCATGTCAATTCCGAAAGTGTCTCTCAGTTTAACAGAAAAGCGAGCAATGAGAGGACTGGTAGACTTAGCAGTGCAGGAAGTGGAGAATGTAAGGTTTATAGTGGAAATAATGGACAGATCAGTAAGGCAGGAAGTGGGGGAATAATCAGCAGTGCTGGAAATGGAGGTCAACTAAGTAGTAGAAGCACAGGAAGTGGCGGTAGACTAAGTAGTGCGGGTAGTGGACATATGATCTGCAGTGCTGCAGGAAGTAGAGGTAGACTGAGTAGCAGTAGCACAGGAAGTGGAGGTAGTGGACATATGATCAGTAGTGCAGGTACTAGTGGACAGAGAATTAGTAGTACAGAGGGTGGTGTCAGGGTCAGCAGTGGGGGTAGTCGAGTGATTACCAGCAGTGGTGGTCCAGCCAGCAGCCCCAGCAGAGTGACCATCAGGAACACAGGAAGCGGAGGAAGTGGAGGCAGAGAGCAGATCAGCGTCTGTAAAATGGCCGCCTTCTCCATATCAGCTGCCGTGAAAGAAAAATAA
- the LOC118365213 gene encoding uncharacterized protein LOC118365213 isoform X11, with product MVEVQEDSVVQVAEADSVVQVAESDSVVQVVEADSVVQIVEADSVVQIVEADSVVQIVEADSVVQIVEADSVVQIVEADSVVQIVEADSVVQIVEADSVVQIVEADSVVQIVEADSVVQIVEADSVVQVAEADSVVQVAEADSVVQVAETDSVVQVAETDSVVQVAETDSVVQVAETDSVVQVAETDSVVQVVEADSVVQVAETDSVVQVAETDSVVQVAETDSVVQVAETDSVVQVAETDSVVQVAETDSVVQISGNSGGDEIKCNSIGNGVWTHVNSESVSQFNRKASNERTGRLSSAGSGECKVYSGNNGQISKAGSGGIISSAGNGGQLSSRSTGSGGRLSSAGSGHMICSAAGSRGRLSSSSTGSGGSGHMISSAGTSGQRISSTEGGVRVSSGGSRVITSSGGPASSPSRVTIRNTGSGGSGGREQISVCKMAAFSISAAVKEK from the exons ATGGTAGAAGTACAAGAAGACTCAGTGGTCCAGGTAGCGGAAGCAGACTCAGTGGTCCAGGTAGCGGAGTCAGACTCAGTGGTCCAGGTAGTGGAGGCAGACTCAGTGGTCCAGATAGTGGAGGCAGACTCAGTGGTCCAGATAGTGGAGGCAGACTCAGTGGTCCAGATAGTGGAGGCAGACTCAGTGGTCCAGATAGTGGAGGCAGACTCAGTGGTCCAG ATAGTAGAGGCAGACTCAGTGGTCCAGATAGTGGAGGCAGACTCAGTGGTCCAGATAGTGGAGGCAGACTCAGTGGTCCAGATAGTGGAGGCAGACTCAGTGGTCCAGATAGTGGAGGCAGACTCAGTGGTCCAGATAGTGGAGGCAGACTCAGTGGTCCAGGTAGCGGAGGCAGACTCAGTGGTCCAGGTAGCGGAGGCAGACTCAGTGGTCCAGGTAGCGGAGACAGACTCAGTGGTCCAG GTAGCGGAGACAGACTCAGTGGTCCAGGTAGCGGAGACAGACTCAGTGGTCCAGGTAGCGGAGACAGACTCAGTGGTCCAGGTAGCGGAGACAGACTCAGTGGTCCAGGTAGTGGAGGCAGACTCAGTGGTCCAGGTAGCGGAGACAGACTCAGTGGTCCAGGTAGCGGAGACAGACTCAGTGGTCCAGGTAGCGGAGACAGACTCAGTGGTCCAGGTAGCGGAGACAGACTCAGTGGTCCAGGTAGCGGAGACAGACTCAGTGGTCCAGGTAGCGGAGACAGACTCAGTGGTCCAGATAAGTGGTAACAGCGGTGGAGATGAAATTAAATGTAATAGTATCGGCAATGGAGTCTGGACCCATGTCAATTCCGAAAGTGTCTCTCAGTTTAACAGAAAAGCGAGCAATGAGAGGACTGGTAGACTTAGCAGTGCAGGAAGTGGAGAATGTAAGGTTTATAGTGGAAATAATGGACAGATCAGTAAGGCAGGAAGTGGGGGAATAATCAGCAGTGCTGGAAATGGAGGTCAACTAAGTAGTAGAAGCACAGGAAGTGGCGGTAGACTAAGTAGTGCGGGTAGTGGACATATGATCTGCAGTGCTGCAGGAAGTAGAGGTAGACTGAGTAGCAGTAGCACAGGAAGTGGAGGTAGTGGACATATGATCAGTAGTGCAGGTACTAGTGGACAGAGAATTAGTAGTACAGAGGGTGGTGTCAGGGTCAGCAGTGGGGGTAGTCGAGTGATTACCAGCAGTGGTGGTCCAGCCAGCAGCCCCAGCAGAGTGACCATCAGGAACACAGGAAGCGGAGGAAGTGGAGGCAGAGAGCAGATCAGCGTCTGTAAAATGGCCGCCTTCTCCATATCAGCTGCCGTGAAAGAAAAATAA
- the LOC118365213 gene encoding WAG22 antigen-like isoform X15 gives MVEVQEDSVVQVAEADSVVQVAESDSVVQVVEADSVVQIVEADSVVQIVEADSVVQIVEADSVVQIVEADSVVQVAETDSVVQVVEADSVVQVVEADSVVQIVEADSVVQVAETDSVVQIVEADSVVQVAETDSVVQVAETDSVVQVAETDSVVQVAETDSVVQVVEADSVVQVAETDSVVQVAETDSVVQVAETDSVVQVAETDSVVQVAETDSVVQVAETDSVVQISGNSGGDEIKCNSIGNGVWTHVNSESVSQFNRKASNERTGRLSSAGSGECKVYSGNNGQISKAGSGGIISSAGNGGQLSSRSTGSGGRLSSAGSGHMICSAAGSRGRLSSSSTGSGGSGHMISSAGTSGQRISSTEGGVRVSSGGSRVITSSGGPASSPSRVTIRNTGSGGSGGREQISVCKMAAFSISAAVKEK, from the exons ATGGTAGAAGTACAAGAAGACTCAGTGGTCCAGGTAGCGGAAGCAGACTCAGTGGTCCAGGTAGCGGAGTCAGACTCAGTGGTCCAGGTAGTGGAGGCAGACTCAGTGGTCCAGATAGTGGAGGCAGACTCAGTGGTCCAGATAGTGGAGGCAGACTCAGTGGTCCAGATAGTGGAGGCAGACTCAGTGGTCCAGATAGTGGAGGCAGACTCAGTGGTCCAG GTAGCGGAGACAGACTCAGTGGTCCAGGTAGTGGAGGCAGACTCAGTGGTCCAGGTAGTGGAGGCAGACTCAGTGGTCCAGATAGTGGAGGCAGACTCAGTGGTCCAGGTAGCGGAGACAGACTCAGTGGTCCAGATAGTGGAGGCAGACTCAGTGGTCCAGGTAGCGGAGACAGACTCAGTGGTCCAGGTAGCGGAGACAGACTCAGTGGTCCAGGTAGCGGAGACAGACTCAGTGGTCCAGGTAGCGGAGACAGACTCAGTGGTCCAGGTAGTGGAGGCAGACTCAGTGGTCCAGGTAGCGGAGACAGACTCAGTGGTCCAGGTAGCGGAGACAGACTCAGTGGTCCAGGTAGCGGAGACAGACTCAGTGGTCCAGGTAGCGGAGACAGACTCAGTGGTCCAGGTAGCGGAGACAGACTCAGTGGTCCAGGTAGCGGAGACAGACTCAGTGGTCCAGATAAGTGGTAACAGCGGTGGAGATGAAATTAAATGTAATAGTATCGGCAATGGAGTCTGGACCCATGTCAATTCCGAAAGTGTCTCTCAGTTTAACAGAAAAGCGAGCAATGAGAGGACTGGTAGACTTAGCAGTGCAGGAAGTGGAGAATGTAAGGTTTATAGTGGAAATAATGGACAGATCAGTAAGGCAGGAAGTGGGGGAATAATCAGCAGTGCTGGAAATGGAGGTCAACTAAGTAGTAGAAGCACAGGAAGTGGCGGTAGACTAAGTAGTGCGGGTAGTGGACATATGATCTGCAGTGCTGCAGGAAGTAGAGGTAGACTGAGTAGCAGTAGCACAGGAAGTGGAGGTAGTGGACATATGATCAGTAGTGCAGGTACTAGTGGACAGAGAATTAGTAGTACAGAGGGTGGTGTCAGGGTCAGCAGTGGGGGTAGTCGAGTGATTACCAGCAGTGGTGGTCCAGCCAGCAGCCCCAGCAGAGTGACCATCAGGAACACAGGAAGCGGAGGAAGTGGAGGCAGAGAGCAGATCAGCGTCTGTAAAATGGCCGCCTTCTCCATATCAGCTGCCGTGAAAGAAAAATAA